From the Chitinispirillales bacterium ANBcel5 genome, the window TAAGGAAGGAATGCGAAGCATTACTCTTGGGCCTTTGCTTGGTCTTGGGGAACCCAGGAAAGAAGTGTTCTTCTCAGCTCTTCATGTTTCTTATCTTCAAAATCGTTACCCATGGATAGAGACTTCCATTTCGTTTCCCAGAATACGACCTCTTGCTGCTGATTTTGAGCCAAATTTTGTAGTGGGGGATCGATCGTTTGTTCAATTTATGACTGCTTCCAGAATATTTCTTCAAAGTACAGGAATCACTATTTCAACCAGAGAGAGTGCTGAATTCAGAAATGCAATTCTTCCCATGGGACCTACTAAAATGTCTGCAGGAGTATCTACCTCAGTGGGTACACAAAGTGAAAGCCCTTCAGAATCTCAGTTTGAAATTGCAGATAAAAGGTCGGTGCAGGAGATGAAAAAAGACCTGATTTCAATGGGGTACCAACCTGTTATGCACGATTGGAATCATAGTTACACACGATAGGTGTGATGGTTTACGTTAAACCTTTTTTTTTGAGGTATATTAGAAAGTAAGATCTCTATCTATAATTGTATTATCTTTAATCTCTATTGCTCTATCAGAGTCGTTTTGTATAATAACCGATCCAAATACCTTTATATTTGCTCCAAAAGTAACATCACCTTTGATTGTTAAAGATTCACACTCCAGAAGAGATGGTGCTCCATTGGGAAACCGTGATTGGAGTTGATCGATTCGGCTGTAGAAACGAGGGTCGAGATTTATATCTACATGCGTAGCTTTCCGTTGCGGATTTTGTACTATTTTTATATCTTCTGTTAGCAGGTAATAATCTGACCATAGTAAAAGCAGATCTTCACAGCTTTTTACAGGAGCAAAACGGGAGCGTGGAACTCGTAATGCGGTGGCATTATCAAAAACTGAAATCGCAGAGCCCATTGCAGTTTCTATCTGGAAGACTTTAGGTGATTTTTTATCTCTGGGGTCAAGATTTTTAGTATTAACAATGAGAGGTAATTCAAGAAAGTTATGTCTTTTTCTCAGTACTTCTCTTAAAGAAACAAGATTTAGCCAAAGATTATTAGTATTGAAAAAACGGTGACGATCAATATCCATAAAATACTCTTTATCACTATCGGGACACTGTGCAGATTCCCTAAGTAGAAGATGACCATTTTTATGCTTTGCCAGATGACCACCTTTGCGGTCCATAAATGTTCTGTCAGTAACTTCCATCATAAAGGAATAACCATTTGCGCTAAAGTAGCCTAAAATTGAAGTGTCAAGAGAGGCCCCTAAGTTGTCTATATTTGAGACAAATGCATATTTGTATCCGGATTCGATGAGCTTATCTAAAATGTTTGAAGTAATAAAAGCAGTGTACAGGTCACCGTGTCCTGGAGGGTTCCATTCCAATGAGGGGTTTTGTGACCAGGAAGCCGGGGTGAGAGTAGAGCATTGAATTTTTGGAAATTTGTGCTGTAAAAAGGAAAATGGTATATCAGTTTTAATTCGATCATATTTTTCAAGAAGATTTAGTGAATCTTCTTCAGTTTTGAAACTGTTCATTAAGAGCAAGGGTATAGCGGTATTGAACCTTGAGTTAAGATACTCAATCTGTTTTGCGGTTATGTCCATAAAACTATAGCTGGACTTTACAGGTATAAGCGATTTTGCTTTTTTAAGCCCCATGGTGGTTCCAAGGCCACCATTCAGCTTAATGATGACACAATTTTTGAGCGCGTTCTTACCAATAGTGTCCCAATTTTTTATCTCTTCAAGATTTTTAATTTCACTCTGAGAAAGAGGTGTAATCTTATCTTCTGGTATAAGACCGCTACTTCCTTTTTCCAACTGAATAAAATAATGCAGGAAAGTATCGATAACTGAGTCGGGTAGTTTTTCCCTCTTCATTTTTTCTGAAAACATTGTACTTTTGACAATAGTTGCGTCAGGCACTTTACTTATTCCTGTTCGTTAGTTTATAAGAACTAAAGTTATTGGGAAAGCAAATAATGAGTAAAACGAAAGCAAAGCAACTAAAATATAATTAATTGCTTTGCTTTTTAAAAATCAAAATACTAATGTGCAAAAAGTGTACCTACAATTACTACTTTTTATACCTCTGTGAGTTTTTTAGAATCAGAGGAGCAGCTTTGCTCGATTTTGCTAAGTATTTCAAGTAATTCTTTCACCTCTTTGATCGATTCAACTCCAAAACGTGCCCTCGTTGGATTCATTCCGACCTTTATGCTCCACGTTTCTTTAGGGAGTACAGAAAAGAGGTATTCGTCTGTCTCATCATCGCCAATTGCCAGGGTAAAATCCCAATCTTTAAGCTGAAGAAGTTTAAGTCCGACAGTGCCTTTGTTTATACCTGCATTTTTAATCTCAATTACTTTATTTCCCTCAATAATTCCCAAATTGAGATTAGAAACCTGATCGAGAATAGCATCCTTTAATTCGCTTACCCTTAAAGCAGCCAGTTCAGGATCGGTGTTTCTGAAATGGAATGCAAGAGAGTAATCCTTCTCTTCCAGGACTGATCCGGGTGTACGATCAGTGAAAAGTTCAAGGAGAGGTTTAAGTTCTTTTTTCCAGTTATTTTCCTGCGGTTCAAGTATTTCCCACTTATCAGAAGGTTTTTTGATCCATACTCCATGCTCAGCGCAAAGTATAACGTTAGTTTTACCAAACCAGCGTTCAAGAGTTTCTTTGTTTCGACCACTGACAATTGCTACATCATATCCGGAAAAGTCAGTGAGGCGGTTAAGTAGTTGAAGTAGTTTTTCACCGGGTATTGACTTATGTGGTTTACTAGAATGAGGTACCAGTGTACCATCATAGTCAAGCATTAACAGTGCTTTTGAGCTATTGGCTGCTTCAGAAATAAGCTTGTCACGCATTTTTTTGGAAAGTCGATGTGACTGAAGTTTTTCTCTTAAGTGACGGGTTTGTTCTAATCTGCTTACAAAATCATGAGCCCACCTTCTAACATCGTATCGGGTAAGTCGCTGTTGCATAAGAGCGATTCTGTTAACCTGTTCTTCCTTTTCCATGCAGAGAGCTTCTTTTATAGCAGCGGCAATTTCATCAATATTGTTTGGGTTAACCACTATAGCTTCACCCATCTCTCTTGCGGCACCAGCCATTTCACTGAGAATTAACACCCCGCTATTCTCTTTTTTAGTAGCCACATACTCTTTGGCGACCAAATTCATGCCATCACGCAGTGGGGTCACAAGTGCTACATCACAGGTTTGGTATAGTGCACAGAGTGTGGAAAAGGGAAGGGTTCTGTAGAGATTAAGTACAGGAGCCCATCCAAGCGAACCGTGTTTACCATTTATTCTCCCTATGCTCTCATCGATATCTCTCTTTAGCTGGCGATAAGATTCTACTGCTGTTCTTGATGGGACTTCAACCAGGATCATTGTAACCTTCTCTTTCATATCAGGGTTACGATCCAGGAAAAGATCAAAAGCAGAGAGTCTTTGCAGAATACCCTTTGTATAATCAAGGCGATCTATAGCAATAATGAGGGCACGATCTCCTGTTTTTTCTCGTATAGAAGTAATTTCTTTTTTAACTTCAGGGTCAGATCCGACAGAAGAAAACCGTTTATAGTCTATTCCCATCGGGAACACATCTGCTTTCACAAGACGGCTTCCATAGGAAATTTGAGAAAACGTATACTCATGTCCAAGAAGACGTCTTACACTGTTTAGAAAGTGTCTGATGTAATCATACGTGTGAAAACCAATGAGATCTGCTCCAAGTAGACCTGTAAGCAACTCATTTCGCCAGGGTAACAAGCGAAAAATTTCAAGAGATGGGAAAGGTATATGAAGGAAAAAACCAATGGTTGCATTCGGTAATTTTTCTCTAAGTAGCGCAGGTAATAGCATCAACTGATAATCATGAACCCATATTACATCATCATCGCGTGCATGCTCAAGAACTGCATCAGCAAACAACTCATTTACATGAACATAAGATTTCCAAAGGTCTGTTTCATAAAAAGTATGTTGAGGAAAATAATGAAATAATGGCCAAATGGTTTTGTTTGAAAAACCGTCATAAAACTTTTCAATATCAGAGCGTGTAAGGAAGACAGGAATGCAATTGTGTTGGTAGAGATGAGTACGTATTTTTTCTTTCTCAGGGGCCATAATTCGATCACCCTTAAGCCCGGGCCAACCAATCCATAAACATTTATTACTTTGGTGGAAAGAATCAAGACCTGTAGCCAATCCGCCTACACTGGTTGTATAGTGAATTTGACCCTTCTTTTTTTCTGCTGTTATGGGTAATCGGTTGGAAACCAGAACTATTCTTTTCATTATATACCCCGCACTTCTGTTGAATTAATACTTCAGTAACTTCAAAACCAAACGAAGTAAAAAAAAAGGAATATAGTTTTTAAAGCCTGGGGAAGGCCTGACTGATAGATTATTTGTAGACATACTATGTCGTAGAAACGTAATATATATTCAGGACAAGGTTTGTGCAATAAAAAAAAGGTTACAGGTTTTGGCCACCTGCAACCCTTTAAAGCTATAATCTAATCAGCGGGAGATTTTTTTAATTTCAAATTTCATTGAGCCCCGAGGTGCTTTAACTTCTATCTGTTCGCCAACTCCGTGACCAAGTAATGCACTGGCAACTGGAGAGTTGACTGATATCTTACCAGTAGACGGATCTGCTTCTTCAGTACCGGTTATCTCATACTCAACTTCTTCATCGAAATCAAAGTCCCAGAGCAGCACCTTGGTACCAATTACTACTTTATCGGTTACCACAGAATCTTTACTTATGATTTCTGCATTTGATACCTTCATTTCAAGCTCATTTATGCGAATTTCATTGAGTTGAAGAGCATGCTTCGCTGCTTCGTACTCTGCATTTTCTCTTAAGTCGCCAAAGGAACGAGCATAATCAAGTTGCTTTGCTATTTCACGACGACGTGTGGTTTTAAGGTACTCTAATTCAGATCTTAGTTTTTCAAAACCTTCGTTGGTTACATATGTTTTTTCCATGAAGATGACTCCTTTGTCTGGGTAGAAACAAAAAAAGACCCTCTTCACCAAAAAATGATCTTGGTGAAAAAGAATCTAAATGTGTTTCCTGCTTTATTATATATTCAAATTACATCAGGAATATGGTAAAAGCAAAAAAACAGAGAATACTATGAAAGAAGAACTAAAAAAGCTAGAAAAACTGAAGTCAAACATTTCACAATACGAATCTGCTGTTATAGCTTTCTCTGGTGGTTGTGACAGTACACTACTTGCTGCTGTTACAAGGGATGTATTAAAGACCCAAAATATTTTGCTTGTAACAGCACTCTCTTCTACTTATAGCAGTTCAGAGCTTGAGGATTCTAA encodes:
- the greA gene encoding transcription elongation factor GreA, translated to MEKTYVTNEGFEKLRSELEYLKTTRRREIAKQLDYARSFGDLRENAEYEAAKHALQLNEIRINELEMKVSNAEIISKDSVVTDKVVIGTKVLLWDFDFDEEVEYEITGTEEADPSTGKISVNSPVASALLGHGVGEQIEVKAPRGSMKFEIKKISR
- a CDS encoding UTP--glucose-1-phosphate uridylyltransferase; the encoded protein is MPDATIVKSTMFSEKMKREKLPDSVIDTFLHYFIQLEKGSSGLIPEDKITPLSQSEIKNLEEIKNWDTIGKNALKNCVIIKLNGGLGTTMGLKKAKSLIPVKSSYSFMDITAKQIEYLNSRFNTAIPLLLMNSFKTEEDSLNLLEKYDRIKTDIPFSFLQHKFPKIQCSTLTPASWSQNPSLEWNPPGHGDLYTAFITSNILDKLIESGYKYAFVSNIDNLGASLDTSILGYFSANGYSFMMEVTDRTFMDRKGGHLAKHKNGHLLLRESAQCPDSDKEYFMDIDRHRFFNTNNLWLNLVSLREVLRKRHNFLELPLIVNTKNLDPRDKKSPKVFQIETAMGSAISVFDNATALRVPRSRFAPVKSCEDLLLLWSDYYLLTEDIKIVQNPQRKATHVDINLDPRFYSRIDQLQSRFPNGAPSLLECESLTIKGDVTFGANIKVFGSVIIQNDSDRAIEIKDNTIIDRDLTF
- a CDS encoding bifunctional alpha,alpha-trehalose-phosphate synthase (UDP-forming)/trehalose-phosphatase, which codes for MKRIVLVSNRLPITAEKKKGQIHYTTSVGGLATGLDSFHQSNKCLWIGWPGLKGDRIMAPEKEKIRTHLYQHNCIPVFLTRSDIEKFYDGFSNKTIWPLFHYFPQHTFYETDLWKSYVHVNELFADAVLEHARDDDVIWVHDYQLMLLPALLREKLPNATIGFFLHIPFPSLEIFRLLPWRNELLTGLLGADLIGFHTYDYIRHFLNSVRRLLGHEYTFSQISYGSRLVKADVFPMGIDYKRFSSVGSDPEVKKEITSIREKTGDRALIIAIDRLDYTKGILQRLSAFDLFLDRNPDMKEKVTMILVEVPSRTAVESYRQLKRDIDESIGRINGKHGSLGWAPVLNLYRTLPFSTLCALYQTCDVALVTPLRDGMNLVAKEYVATKKENSGVLILSEMAGAAREMGEAIVVNPNNIDEIAAAIKEALCMEKEEQVNRIALMQQRLTRYDVRRWAHDFVSRLEQTRHLREKLQSHRLSKKMRDKLISEAANSSKALLMLDYDGTLVPHSSKPHKSIPGEKLLQLLNRLTDFSGYDVAIVSGRNKETLERWFGKTNVILCAEHGVWIKKPSDKWEILEPQENNWKKELKPLLELFTDRTPGSVLEEKDYSLAFHFRNTDPELAALRVSELKDAILDQVSNLNLGIIEGNKVIEIKNAGINKGTVGLKLLQLKDWDFTLAIGDDETDEYLFSVLPKETWSIKVGMNPTRARFGVESIKEVKELLEILSKIEQSCSSDSKKLTEV